One segment of Xiphias gladius isolate SHS-SW01 ecotype Sanya breed wild chromosome 1, ASM1685928v1, whole genome shotgun sequence DNA contains the following:
- the gfod2 gene encoding glucose-fructose oxidoreductase domain-containing protein 2: MLPGVGVFGTGSTARVLVPLLKAEGFEVHALWGRSEEEACCLAKELGIPFHTSRSDDVLLHQDVDLVCIYIPPSMTRQIAVKALGIGKNVVCEKAATAVDSFKMVTAARYYPQLLSIMGNTLRFLPAFVAMRQLLVEGYVGEMQVCDVRVYGPSLLDQSYGWTCEELMGGGGLHTVGSAIIDLLSYLTGARAHRVHGLLRTFVQQNGLIRGIRRVTSDDFCFFQMLMGGTGSSSGGVCCTVTLNFNMPGSFVHEVMVVGSTGRLVARGTELYGQRNGSKGEELLLGDSGWVGPEVKEMPLPHLRGLSSMVKALRQSFQAHEERRSWARGPVAMAPTFEDGLYVQTVVEAVKRSSCSGEWECVEIMSQEPDPNHNLCEALQRNKN, from the exons ATGTTGCCAGGAGTTGGGGTGTTTGGCACAGGGAGCACAGCCCGGGTGCTGGTCCCGTTGTTGAAAGCTGAAGGCTTTGAGGTTCATGCACTCTGGGGTCGAAGCGAGGAGGAAGCATGCTGCTTGGCAAAGGAGCTTGGCATCCCATTTCACACCAGCCGATCTGATGACGTCCTGCTGCACCAAGATGTCGATCTTGTTTGCATCTATATTCCACCCTCAATGACGAGGCAGATTGCTGTCAAAGCGCTGG gtatAGGTAAGAATGTTGTGTGTGAGAAAGCTGCAACTGCTGTGGATTCATTCAAGATGGTGACTGCAGCCAGATACTACCCCCAGCTGCTCAGCATTATGGGTAATACCCTGCGCTTCCTGCCGGCTTTTGTTGCAATGcgccagctgctggtggagggATATGTTGGCGAAATGCAGGTGTGCGATGTCCGAGTCTACGGCCCAAGCCTCCTGGACCAGTCGTACGGCTGGACCTGTGAGGAGCTGATGGGAGGAGGTGGTCTACACACTGTCGGCTCTGCCATCATCGACCTTCTGAGTTACCTGACTGGTGCTCGAGCCCATCGTGTACATGGCTTACTGCGGACCTTTGTGCAACAAAACGGTTTGATCCGAGGCATCCGCCGCGTCACCAGCGAcgacttttgttttttccaaatgttgaTGGGGGGAACTGGGTCTAGCTCTGGTGGTGTGTGTTGCACTGTGACCCTGAACTTCAACATGCCAGGGTCATTTGTGCACGAGGTCATGGTAGTTGGATCCACTGGACGGCTGGTTGCCAGAGGGACAGAACTGTATGGGCAACGCAATGGGAGTAAAGGTGAGGAGCTGTTGCTAGGCGACAGTGGATGGGTGGGACCAGAGGTGAAAGAGATGCCCTTGCCTCACCTGCGGGGGCTGAGCTCCATGGTAAAGGCACTGAGACAGTCTTTTCAGGCTCACGAGGAGCGTAGGTCATGGGCACGAGGACCAGTTGCCATGGCACCAACATTTGAGGATGGCCTGTATGTGCAGACGGTGGTCGAGGCGGTGAAACGGTCCAGCTGTAGTGGAGAATGGGAGTGTGTTGAGATCATGAGCCAGGAGCCAGATCCGAATCACAACCTGTGTGAGGCTCTGCAGAGAAATAAgaactaa